One region of Vitis vinifera cultivar Pinot Noir 40024 chromosome 1, ASM3070453v1 genomic DNA includes:
- the LOC100247446 gene encoding vacuolar iron transporter 1, which translates to MESMDGSGKQKLLLDDHKERHFTAGEIVRDIIIGVSDGLTVPFALAAGLSGANASSSIILTAGIAEVAAGAISMGLGGYLAAKSEADHYMRELKREQEEIITVPDIEAAEIEEILSQYGLEPHESAPVVNALRRRPQAWLDFMMKFELGLEKPDPRRAMQSAFTIALAYVLGGFVPLIPYMLVPRAEEAVIASVVLTLVALLIFGYGKGRFTGNKPLRSALQTALIGALASAAAFGMAKAVRAIP; encoded by the exons ATGGAATCAATGGATGGTTCAGGGAAGCAGAAGCTGCTCCTAGATGATCATAAGGAGAGGCATTTCACGGCCGGTGAGATCGTCCGTGACATCATCATCGGCGTATCAGACGGTCTCACCGTTCCCTTCGCCCTTGCCGCGGGTTTGTCCGGTGCCAATGCCTCCTCTTCTATCATTCTCACCGCCGGCATCGCAGAAGTCGCTGCTGGCGCCATCTCCATGGGACTCGGCGG GTACCTTGCGGCCAAAAGCGAAGCTGATCACTACATGAGGGAACTGAAGAGAGAACAAGAAGAAATCATCACTGTCCCTGACATCG AGGCTGCGGAAATAGAAGAGATTCTATCGCAATATGGTCTTGAGCCTCATGAATCTGCACCTGTGGTGAACGCACTCAGAAGAAGGCCTCAAGCTTGGCTTGATTTCATGATGAA GTTCGAGCTGGGATTGGAGAAGCCTGATCCGAGGAGGGCAATGCAGAGCGCATTCACTATTGCCCTTGCGTACGTGTTAGGAGGATTTGTGCCCCTTATTCCATACATGCTCGTTCCAAGGGCTGAAGAGGCCGTGATAGCTTCGGTTGTTTTGACCTTGGTGGCATTGCTAATCTTCGGCTACGGAAAGGGTCGCTTCACTGGTAATAAACCTCTCAGAAGTGCCCTACAAACTGCACTCATAGGAGCTCTGGCATCCGCTGCTGCTTTTGGCATGGCTAAGGCTGTACGAGCAATCCCCTAA
- the LOC104879308 gene encoding protein KNATM, producing METNCGEKEKISPGFVGESAGAQENEEILRKRISGHPLFGLLIENHLNCLKVGLGEFGEVGITTEPDKAADSKPNINGIIQNPSDLDHFMEAYCMALSNLKEGIEEAQQESASFIKATYLQLGELTHTNHP from the exons ATGGAAACCAACTGCGgtgagaaagagaaaataagccCGGGATTTGTAGGAGAAAGTGCCGGCGCACAAGAGAATGAAGAGATTCTCAGGAAGAGAATCTCAGGCCACCCTCTGTTCGGCCTTCTGATTGAGAACCACCTGAACTGTTTGAAG GTGGGGTTAGGCGAATTTGGAGAGGTTGGTATAACAACTGAACCAGACAAAGCAGCTGACTCCAAACCCAACATTAACGGCATCATTCAGAATCCATCCGACCTCGATCACTTCATG GAAGCATACTGCATGGCACTGAGCAACCTGAAAGAGGGCATAGAGGAAGCGCAACAAGAATCTGCATCTTTCATCAAGGCCACCTACCTTCAGCTTGGAGAGCTCACTCACACCAACCACCCTTAA
- the LOC100245838 gene encoding heat stress transcription factor A-8, translated as MVKSTEAGSVVPPFLKKCYEMVDDEASDAIISWNLSNDSFVIRDTTEFSHQLLPKYFKHNNFSSFMRQLNIYGFRKIDTDHWEFANEGFIRGQKHLLKNIRRRKQLQGQDKQKSSHQRDKSAGACEEIEASKLWNDVEILKTDRNALTQQLVKLRQHQETAESKLLVLRERLQGMEKNQQQMLSFLVMAMQSPEFLVQFMQPKEKNWRMAEVGKNMLERRAENGEPAASDVMIVRYQPPMDETPKPLPIPTSNSEKSLESDGMIVRYQPPMDETAKPLLMAKSNSEKSLESDFFMNIDFMKILMDGNMGSSEHQEPLILPDLPDDDILDQLLLENFADAKLDNQQAPIDSGMVMDPTVNQTQLDEPQHFELLNLEQKMPLKRMEKPYELEVESTLHGTRFEKSQHSELLTEQMGQ; from the exons ATGGTGAAATCGACGGAAGCAGGTTCTGTAGTGCCGCCATTCTTGAAAAAATGCTATGAAATGGTTGATGATGAAGCCTCGGACGCCATAATTTCGTGGAATTTAAGCAATGACAGCTTCGTGATACGGGACACGACCGAGTTCAGTCACCAATTGCTCCCTAAGTATTTCAAGCACAATAATTTCTCAAGCTTCATGCGTCAACTCAATATCTAT GGTTTCAGAAAAATTGATACAGATCACTGGGAATTTGCAAATGAAGGATTCATCAGAGGTCAAAAGCATTTATTAAAGAATATCCGTCGAAGGAAACAACTTCAGGGCCAGGATAAGCAAAAATCATCCCATCAGCGGGACAAGTCTGCTGGAGCATGTGAAGAAATTGAGGCATCCAAGCTTTGGAACGACGTGGAGATTCTCAAGACTGACAGAAATGCACTCACACAGCAGCTGGTTAAACTTAGGCAGCACCAGGAAACTGCAGAAAGTAAGTTGCTTGTCCTGAGAGAGCGCCTTCAAGGAATGGAAAAAAATCAGCAGCAGATGTTGTCATTCTTAGTGATGGCCATGCAAAGCCCTGAGTTTTTGGTTCAGTTTATGcagccaaaagaaaaaaactggCGAATGGCTGAAGTAGGCAAAAATATGCTGGAACGAAGAGCAGAGAACGGTGAACCAGCAGCTTCTGATGTGATGATAGTAAGGTACCAGCCACCAATGGATGAAACTCCAAAGCCTCTACCAATTCCAACATCAAATTCAGAGAAATCCCTGGAGTCTGATGGGATGATAGTGAGGTACCAGCCACCAATGGATGAAACTGCAAAGCCTCTACTGATGGCAAAGTCAAATTCGGAGAAATCCTTGGAATCTGATTTTTTCATGAATATCGATTTCATGAAAATACTGATGGATGGAAACATGGGTTCTTCAGAGCATCAGGAACCACTTATTTTACCTGATTTACCCGATGATGATATCCTTGACCAGCTTCTTTTAGAGAATTTTGCAGATGCTAAATTGGATAACCAACAAGCACCTATTGATTCTGGAATGGTAATGGATCCAACAGTCAATCAAACCCAGTTGGACGAACCTCAACATTTTGAACTTCTCAACCTAGAGCAGAAAATGCCCTTAAAACGAATGGAGAAACCTTACGAGTTGGAGGTGGAATCAACTCTTCATGGAACACGGTTTGAGAAATCTCAACACTCGGAACTTCTGACCGAACAAATGGGGCAATAA